The following proteins come from a genomic window of Sulfitobacter indolifex:
- a CDS encoding c-type cytochrome produces MKGKKMKNQLLATALGCLFGLPALAQDADQGQEIYSQYCVACHGTEALGDGPISPILLVKPSNLRRLSATNGGVFPTKRVVMRIDGRDPLLAHGSMMPIYGHIFDEQDTPMKAETGQPIMTSALIVDLVAYLETLQE; encoded by the coding sequence ATGAAAGGAAAAAAGATGAAAAATCAGCTTCTTGCAACGGCGCTTGGTTGCCTGTTTGGACTCCCTGCCTTGGCGCAGGACGCGGACCAGGGTCAGGAAATTTATAGCCAATATTGCGTGGCATGCCACGGCACCGAGGCTCTCGGAGATGGTCCGATCTCGCCTATTCTTCTGGTCAAACCGAGCAACCTGCGCAGACTTTCCGCTACGAATGGCGGGGTGTTCCCCACCAAACGTGTGGTAATGCGCATTGACGGGCGCGACCCGTTGCTGGCCCATGGCTCGATGATGCCGATCTACGGACATATTTTTGACGAGCAAGACACCCCCATGAAAGCAGAGACGGGCCAGCCGATCATGACCAGCGCGCTGATCGTGGACCTTGTTGCGTATCTTGAAACGCTTCAGGAGTAA
- a CDS encoding ABC-type transport auxiliary lipoprotein family protein, which produces MMPPANLTRRIAFLGAIASLSGCSALSALNTAAQPVDTYDLRPAPGSQKGPRSAAKLLIARPEASAALASDRIMVRSDGATITYLPDARWVDEAPIVLQGLLVRSIAASGRIGYVGPSEGGPVPDKALLVRMDSFEVTIEPGGTVLVMVDLALTVLNDSDQRVLGIRNFAQSAQAGNDSPSAIAAAFQASLDVLLPDAADWVLRVV; this is translated from the coding sequence ATGATGCCCCCAGCAAACCTGACCCGCCGCATCGCATTTCTGGGCGCGATTGCTTCGCTGAGCGGATGCAGTGCCCTGTCCGCCCTGAACACGGCCGCGCAGCCTGTAGATACCTATGACCTGCGGCCAGCGCCCGGATCGCAAAAAGGGCCTCGCAGCGCCGCGAAGCTGCTGATCGCCCGTCCCGAGGCGTCAGCAGCCTTGGCGAGCGATCGGATCATGGTGCGGTCTGACGGTGCGACAATTACTTACCTCCCCGACGCCCGCTGGGTTGATGAGGCTCCGATCGTCCTGCAGGGGTTGCTTGTGCGCAGCATCGCCGCTTCTGGGCGGATCGGGTATGTCGGGCCGAGCGAGGGTGGGCCGGTTCCGGACAAGGCGCTTCTTGTGCGGATGGACAGCTTTGAAGTGACGATAGAACCCGGCGGCACGGTTCTCGTGATGGTCGATCTTGCTTTGACCGTGCTTAATGACAGCGACCAGCGGGTTCTGGGCATTCGTAATTTTGCCCAATCTGCACAGGCTGGGAATGACAGCCCAAGCGCCATCGCTGCCGCATTTCAGGCTTCTCTTGATGTGCTTTTGCCCGACGCGGCTGATTGGGTCTTGCGGGTGGTGTAA